Genomic segment of Ardenticatena maritima:
TTCGTAGATTTTCGCGCCAATCTTCACCCGCGAGCGCGCCCCCACCACGGCCGGCCCTTCAATAACGGCATTTGCCATCACCTGCGCGCCCGCTTCGATGATGATGGGACCATGCGTCGCATCCAGCACAACCTGCGGTGCGATGGTTGCGCCTTCGGCAACAAAAATGCGCTCAGGCGCCACAAGCACAGCGCGCTCGTGCACAGCGCCCAACAGCGTGCCCAGCGGGTAGAACGCGGCATCCGCCTCTATCTGCGCCGCATTGTGCACCACCAAATCCCAGGGCCACGCCAGCATCTCGGCGGCAATCGGCGTGGTGGGAAGATCGCCAAGCGGGTTGGGGTCGGCGTGCAAATCTTCACCCAGCGTCACCGCCGAAAGGGCGCGCAAGCGGTCAGCGCGCAGGCGCGCCGCCACAACGACGCCTTCTTCATCCACCCACACATGCTCGTCGCCGTCCAGCGGAATGCGTTGCGCCACATCGGGCGGCGGCAACCAGCGCCCATTGATGAGGAGCACCATGCCACTTGTAGGGTGCAAGTTGACGGGTAAGCCGGTGCGTTCAGCAAGCGCCAGGGTCAAATGCGGGCGGGCGTACAGCCGGGTGGCGGGACGTCCGTAGAGCCGCTCAAATTTTTCGCGAATGGTGAAGACGCCACAACGCAACTCATAGACGGGGCGCGTCCAGGTCAGCGGCTTGAAATGCCGCGCGATTGCATCCTCGAAGAAAGCCAGTTCGGTCATTGTGCACGTCCTGTCCTCGTGGGTTGTTCTCAGTCGCCGCGCCATTCCCCCATCAGGCGCACAATCGGTTCGGTGTTGGAGGGGCGCAGGCTCAACCAGACATCGCCTCCATCCAGTTTGACGCCGTCTGTCAGGTCGAGGGTGGGCGCGGTTGTCGCAAGGCGTTGCACCAGCGTGCGGCTTTCGGCATCGGCGAGGGTGGTCGCAAAGCGGCGGCGGTCGGGGAGGACGCCTTCCACGCGCACGCCCTCATCATCCGCCGCGAGTGTGAGCGAACCGTCCCGACTGGCGAGGTAAACGTGCCCGTCGGAGCATTCCACGTGGGGCGGTGTCTGTTGCCAGGCGGCAAAGAGCGCGCGCACATCATCAGCGGCAATGCCGCGCGGCTCAATTTTGCGCTTGACCATACGCCATGCGGGAATCTGCGCCACCAACGCCGAAAGCGGTTCGCCTGTTTGCGCCAGCAGGCTCAGGATGAGCGCCGCCGCCGCCATACCATCACGCGCGAGGTGCACATCGGGCACGATAATGCCCCCGCTGCCCTCACCGCCCAACACCGCCTCGTGCGCCACAACGCCGTTCACCACGTTCATCTCGCCCACCGCGGTACGCACGACGCGCGCGTTGGGCAAGACATCTTCCAGCGCGTGGGTGGTCACCACATTCGTGACGACAACGCCGTCGCGGCGGTTCATCAACCGCTCGCGGGCGCAGAGCACCACCGTAAACTCTTCGCTAATGGGGTCGCCCCGTTCGTCCACCAGCGCCAGGCGGTCGCCGTCGGGGTCAGCCGCCAGCCCGACATCGCATTGGGCGTTGCGCACCAACGCCGCCAATGTGCCCAGGTGTTGGGGAAGCGGTTCCGGTGGGCGGGCAAAGAAGCCGTGTTGCTCGGTATGGCAGGCGATGACTTCACACCCCAGGGCGCGGAGCATATCGCCCCAGCGCGCAGCGCCGCCGTTGCAGGCATCCAGCGCCACCCGCAAGCGCGCCCCGCGAATGGCTTCGACCGGCACAGCGTTGAGCACGGCTTGCATGTGGCGGCGGTGCGCTTCGTCGTGCCAGGGGCGCACATGGGGAATCTGCGTCAGCGGTAGCCAGACCCAGCCGGCGCGTTCCACAATCTCGTGCAGTCGCGCCCAGACATCCAGCGGAATGAAGCGCCCTTCGCCGTCCACGAATTTCAGCCCATTCCAGGGCAAGGGGTTGTGGCTCGCCGTCACCATGACACCGGCGGCAACCGTGGCATGGTGCGAAACGGTAAATTGCACGGTCGGCGTCAGGCTCAACCCCAGGTCGAGCACGGCGCACCCACTGCTGAGCAAACCGCCGCGTACCAGGTCGGCAATCATGGGGCTGGAACGCCGCCCGTCGTAGCCCAACGCCACAAGCGGGGTTCGCATGGGGCTGTTTTCGCGCACCCACGCGCCAAAGGCACGGGCATACGCCAGCACCACGTCGGGCGTCAGGTTGTCGGCTTCATCACCAATCGTGCCGCGTAAACCGGAAATGCCGAATTTGAGCGCCATACTGTTTCCCGTTGCTTGGTTGTCGTGTTCACACCAGTTCTTTGCGCATGATTTGCGCCAGCACGGCTTTCAAGCGGTGCGGGTCGTGGCGGGCAATCGCCATTTCGCGCATGCGAATATCGCCCGTTTCGGGGTCGCGGTAGGGAATGAGTTGCGGAGTTTCGGTAATCAAGGGGGCTGTGATCAGCACAGCACCTTCTACCAGCACGGTTTGCTCGCCTGTATCGGCAAACACCAGGCGGCTGATACCGGTCTCTTCATCACGCAGGCGTACCGGCTCCGCCCCTTCAAGGCGATATTTTTCGAGCACCTCTTCACTAATCGGCGCATCGTTGGCAATCACGTAATCCACGGTAATCTGCGCCAATTGGCGCAGCGTGGCAAGGTAGTCTTTCACCGAAAAGCCGTCTGTTTTGCCCGGTTCGGTCATAATGTTCGCCACAAATACCCGTTTCGCGCCACTGTGGTGGACGGCGCGGCGAATTTCGGGCAGGGTGAGCGTCGGCAAAATGTCGGTGTAGAGCCGCCCCGGCGCAATCACTACCAATTCGGCGTCTTGAATGGCTTTCAGCGCATCCGGGTTGACGTCGGGGGGGTAGTTGCTCAGCACATCGGCGGTCAAATTGCCGCGTGTTTCTTCCCAGACTTTGATACGGCGCACGTTGCGCGAGTAGAAAATGCGGCGAATGGCTTTTTCGCGTACATCATGCTGATTGATAGCGGTAGCGCCTTCCAGCAGGGTGCCGTCTTCCAATTCCGCCCAGAGGCTGACATGCTCACCTGTGGGGTAGAGCACTTGCTTGCCGCTCAGCCCCAATTCGTCGCGCAAGAGCGAGACAATACGCCCCCCTTCGTGAGAGGTGAGGATGACGGTCACATTCACAGGCTCATCCATGAGCAAGAAAGCGCGCACCACGGGAATCAGCCCCGTGCCGCTTCCAATCACCGCCACACGACGCCCCACCGCCTGGCGCTTGCGTTCGTAGAACAGGTCGGTCAAGCCGATATCCTCGTTCGCGTGCTCCGGCGCAAGGGTTGCCGCCATCTCATGGCTCAACGAGCGCCAGGCGTAGTAGGTGGCGGCACTGCCGGAAATCATCAAGAGAATGCCGCGCAACCAATCAGGTCCCCACGCAAACGCCTGCTTGACGCGACGGGGCACAGGCACAAAACGGCTCATGCTGTCCACAAGAAACTTGGCGCCCAATGTTGCCAGGGCAATGCCCTGCACCATCAGCGCCAAACGACGCTTGAAGCCGTATCCGGGTTTGAGGTATTCCGTCCAATTGTGTCGCTGCATAGGTCACTCCACCGTTACGCTTTTGGCAAGGTTGCGAGGCTGGTCAATATCCCGCCCCAACGCACGGGCGGCGTAGTAGGCAATCAACTGCACCTGCACGGCGGCGGGCAAGACATGCAGGTAATCGTTGCTGCGTGGAATGGTGAGCACATTTTCTTCGCCGAGGAGTTGCGTCACACGCTCATCCCCCTCGGGCACAATGCCAATGCACCAAGCATCACGCGCCAACACTTCCTGCATATTTGAGACCATCTTGTCATAGACGCTGCTTTGGGTTGCCAGCGCCACGACCGGCACGCCGCTTTCGAGCAATGCCAGCGTGCCGTGCTTCAATTCACCGGCAGGATACCCCTGCGCATGAATGTAGGAAATCTCTTTGAGTTTGAGCGCGCCCTCGCGTGCCAGCGGTTCATCCATGTTGCGCCCGATGAAGAAAGCAACCGGCTTTTCAGCAATGCGCTCGGCAATAGCGCGGGTTTTGTCCGCCGTTTCCAGCACGCGCTCAATATCCCGGGCGCTACGCCACAACCCTTGACGCAGTTCACGCACAACCTGCTGTGCCGACGGCGAGAGGTGGCGGTATTGCGCCATGTACAACAACAAGAGATAGACG
This window contains:
- a CDS encoding gluconeogenesis factor YvcK family protein — encoded protein: MQRHNWTEYLKPGYGFKRRLALMVQGIALATLGAKFLVDSMSRFVPVPRRVKQAFAWGPDWLRGILLMISGSAATYYAWRSLSHEMAATLAPEHANEDIGLTDLFYERKRQAVGRRVAVIGSGTGLIPVVRAFLLMDEPVNVTVILTSHEGGRIVSLLRDELGLSGKQVLYPTGEHVSLWAELEDGTLLEGATAINQHDVREKAIRRIFYSRNVRRIKVWEETRGNLTADVLSNYPPDVNPDALKAIQDAELVVIAPGRLYTDILPTLTLPEIRRAVHHSGAKRVFVANIMTEPGKTDGFSVKDYLATLRQLAQITVDYVIANDAPISEEVLEKYRLEGAEPVRLRDEETGISRLVFADTGEQTVLVEGAVLITAPLITETPQLIPYRDPETGDIRMREMAIARHDPHRLKAVLAQIMRKELV
- a CDS encoding GlmU family protein — encoded protein: MTELAFFEDAIARHFKPLTWTRPVYELRCGVFTIREKFERLYGRPATRLYARPHLTLALAERTGLPVNLHPTSGMVLLINGRWLPPPDVAQRIPLDGDEHVWVDEEGVVVAARLRADRLRALSAVTLGEDLHADPNPLGDLPTTPIAAEMLAWPWDLVVHNAAQIEADAAFYPLGTLLGAVHERAVLVAPERIFVAEGATIAPQVVLDATHGPIIIEAGAQVMANAVIEGPAVVGARSRVKIGAKIYEGTTIGPVCKVGGEVETSIFQAYSNKQHDGFLGHSVIGEWCNLGAHTTNSDLKNNYSRVRVWASGRFVDTGQQFVGCFIGDHTKTGIGLLINTGSVFGVACNLYGATMPPKFVPSFSWGTGSRLVEYRLEQALETAARVMARRNKTLTQAEADLLTYIFAATREERRYAAVVEQEA
- a CDS encoding phosphohexomutase domain-containing protein, translated to MALKFGISGLRGTIGDEADNLTPDVVLAYARAFGAWVRENSPMRTPLVALGYDGRRSSPMIADLVRGGLLSSGCAVLDLGLSLTPTVQFTVSHHATVAAGVMVTASHNPLPWNGLKFVDGEGRFIPLDVWARLHEIVERAGWVWLPLTQIPHVRPWHDEAHRRHMQAVLNAVPVEAIRGARLRVALDACNGGAARWGDMLRALGCEVIACHTEQHGFFARPPEPLPQHLGTLAALVRNAQCDVGLAADPDGDRLALVDERGDPISEEFTVVLCARERLMNRRDGVVVTNVVTTHALEDVLPNARVVRTAVGEMNVVNGVVAHEAVLGGEGSGGIIVPDVHLARDGMAAAALILSLLAQTGEPLSALVAQIPAWRMVKRKIEPRGIAADDVRALFAAWQQTPPHVECSDGHVYLASRDGSLTLAADDEGVRVEGVLPDRRRFATTLADAESRTLVQRLATTAPTLDLTDGVKLDGGDVWLSLRPSNTEPIVRLMGEWRGD